CACCCCGCCCTGCCCCGGCGCGGCGCGCAGGCGCTGGCCCTCTTCAAGGCCTTGCAGTTCCCAGGCCGGGCTGAAGGCCTGGGCCTGCGCGCCGCAAGGCGTTGCGGGCTCCACCCAGGGGCTCAGGGCCAGGGGCCAGCGCAGGCGTTCGCCGCAGGGGGTCTGCTGGAGCAAGGGGCTGGAGTCCAGACGGTCCGGCAAGGTGGGTGGGGCGCTGTGCTCCAGCAGCCAGGCGCTGCGCTCTTGCAGACAGTGGGCCGGCGCCGTGCTTTCGGCCCGCCCCCCCAGCGGCCAGCAGATGCGGGCCTGGCTCAGCGAAGCGGGCGGTGCGCGGCGCGGGCCTTCGGCATCGGGCAACAGGGCCAGGAGCTCGTGCAGCAAGGGCGCGGCGGTGTTGGCGCCGAAGTGACCGGGGTTGGGCGTGCCGTCGGGCCGGCCGACCCACACCCCCACCGTGTAGCGCTCGGTGACCCCAATGGCCCAGGCATCGCGAAAGCCGAAGCTGGTGCCGGTCTTCCAGGCCAGCCGGCGCGCTCTGCCCTGCAGCGGACGGCCGGGCTGTCCGCCGGTTTCCAGGATCTCGCGCACCAGATAGGCCGCGCCCTCGCTCATCAGCCGGGCCTCGCGGCGCGGCGCCTCGGGGTGCAGGCGCGGCTGGCCGGCCAGCCCCCCGCGTGCCAAGGCGCGGTAGGCCCCCACCAACTCTTCCAGGGTGGTGCCACCCCCGCCGAGGATCAGGCTGAGGTTGGCGGGCTCGGCGCTGCCGGCCGCGACTTTCGGGAACCGCAGGCGCAGCCCCCCCTGGCGCAGATGCGCCGCAAAGCGGGCCGGCCCCAGCCGGTCCAGCAAGTCCACCGCCGGCACATTGAGCGAGCGGCGCAAGGCATCGGCCGCGCTCACCGGCCCTGAAAAATCAGCCTGAAAGTTGCCGGGCGCGTAGCCGCTAAAGCTCTGCGGCGCATCGACCAGCAGGCTCTCGCTGTGGATCAGGCCTTCGTCCAGGGCCAGCGCGTAGAGAAAAGGCTTGAGCGTGCTGCCGGGCGAGCGCACGCCGCGCACCATGTCCACATGGGCGGCGCGCTCGGAGTCGGCAAAGTCAGCGCTGCCGGCATAGGCCTGCACGGCCAGGCTGTCGTTATCCATCACCAGGGCCGCCATCGAGACCTTGGGCGGCAGCTGACCGGCGCGGTCGGCCAGCAGGGTCTGCAGGCCGGCCTGCAGTTCGGGCTGCAAGGTGCTGAGCAGGCGCCCGGCATGGCGCTCGGGCTCGCTGGCTTGTTGGCGCAGGCGTTCGGCCGCCAGCGGCGCCAACCAACGCTCGCTCAGGCGCTGGTTGCTGGGGGCGGCGGCCACGCGTTCGAGCTGAGCGTCCTGAACCATCGCGGCGCTCCACACGCCTTGCTCGGCCAGGCGCACCAGCACACGGTCGCGGGCGGCTTGGGCGGCTTGGGGGGCGCGGTCGGGCCGCAGGCGCGACGGGGCACGGGGCAAGGCGGCCAGCAGCGCGGCCTCGGCGTGGCTCAGCTGGCGACTGGGCCGCCCCAGGTAGAGGCGGCTGGCCATCTCCACCCCTTCGACGATGCCGCCCATGGGGGCGTGGTTGAGGTAGAGGGTGAGGATCTCGCGCTTGGACAGGCGCAATTCAAGCTGCAGCGCGCGCAGGATCTGCAGGCCCTTGGCACGCAGGCTGCGTTCGCTCAAACGCGGCTCCAGGATGCGCGCCACCTGCATCGTCAGCGTGGAGCCGCCCGAGACGATGCGGCCGCTCTTGGCCCACTGCCAACCCGCGCGCGCCAGCGCCCAGGGGTTGACGCCCGGATGCCAGTGGAAGGCCTGGTCTTCAAAGCCCAGCAGGGCCTCCAGGTAGAGCGGACTGACCTCGGCCGGCGTGATGGGATGGCGCCAAGCGCCATCGGCGCTGGGCCAGGCGCGCAGCGGCGTGCCATCCACCGCCAGCACCACCAAGCCTTGCAAGTTTCCCTGCGGCAGCGGCGGCGGAAACAGCAGGTCCAGCGCCAGCACCAGGGTCAGCAGACCCGCCAGCAGCAGTTCGGTGCGCCGCCTCAAGCTCACGTCAGCGCAATTCGTCCCAGGGCTGAACCGCGAGCCGGGCCAGCAGCAGCGCCCCCAGAGTCGCCACGCTGAGCGTGAAGCCCTGCAGCAGGGTGTGCATCTGCGCCACTTCGAGGCCCAGCAATCCGGCCAAGCCGGCCGAGAAATTGCGGGCATAGGCCAACAGCAGACCCAGCGCCACCCAGGGGCCCAGGCGGTTGGCGGCGGAGCGCGGCAGCAAGGCTGCGGCTGCCAGCAGCACAAGGCCGGAGGCCACAAAGCCCAGCGTGAAGAAGGTGTTGATGACCGAACGGGCCGCCCCCAGGGCCTCACCCGCGTGGGCAAAGGGCCACCAGGCCAGACAAACGCCGGCCAGGCAGCCGGCCACGATCTTGGCGCGCCGGGCCGCCGCACCGGCGCGCTCGCTGTCCGCCTGCGCAGGCTTGAGCAGGGGCAGCACCGCCAGGGTCAGCAAACCGATGCAGGCATCGATGAACAGAGTCTTGGGATACCCAAGGGCTTCGACCGCCAGCCCCTGCCAGGTGGCGCTGTAGGCAATGGCCAGGTTCATCAGCGCCATGTAGGCGGTGAACTGGGTGGCGGCGACCTTGGGGTTGGTCACATCCATCATGGCTGCCGAGCGCGTGCCGTACATCAAGCCCAGGAAAAGGTTGTAGATCAGCGTCGCCGTCCACAGCGAGGCGGCCAGCGCCGGGTCCAGGGCGCCGCTCGTCCCGGGGGTGCGCGGCATCACATAGCCCAGGCTCTGCAAGCGCCAGGCCAACCATGCCACCGGCAGGCTCATCAACGCCAGGTAGACAAAAAGCGTTCGGCGGCGGCCGAGCTTGTCGGACAGCCAGCCGCCCGCCACCATGCCGGCGGCCGAAATGATGTTGGACCACAGCTCCAGCTGCGCGGTGGTGTGCTCATCCAGCCCCAGTTCGGCTGACAGGTTGGAGCGCAGCGCCAGACCCAGCGACATCGCACCGGCCGGCAAGAGCGCAAACCAGACCCCCGCAAAAGCGCCGCGCGTGCTGAGGAAGGCTCGGAAGGACTCGATGGCAAAGCCGCGCATCTCGGTCGCAGCCCGACGCAACCCTCCCGCGGCCTGGCCCAAGGCTTGGGCCTGGGTCGAGATCGCTTCGCCAGCGGCGGCGATGACGGCTTCCTTCATCGGCAGCACCACAAACGATGTGACTGCCAGGATGGCCAGCGCCACCAGAAAGAAGGTGGGCTGAAAGCCGATGTACGGGGTGAGGAAAAGCACGCCCGAGCCGCCGACCGCCTGGCCGATGGCGGCACCGGCAAACATCATGCCGTTGGCCAGGCCGCGTTCGTCCTCGCGCAAGGTGTTGCAGGCCAGCGCGTCGATGGCCACGTCCTGCATGGCGGCAAAGGTGTTGTGCACCAGCAGGATGGCGGTGAAAAGCCAAAGCTGCTCGGGCAGCTTGACCAGCACCAGCACCGCCAGCGTGGCCGCCATGATGAGCTGCGTGCCCAGGATCCAGGCACGCCGATGCCCGAAGCGCTGGGAGCGAAACACATCCACCAGCGGGCCGAAGGCCCACTTGAAGGCCCAGGGCAAATAGAAGGAACCGACGAAGGCGCCAATTTCGGCCGGCCCCACGCCCAACTTGCGCAGGTAGTAGGCCACCGCCGTGGCCGCAAATCCGAGCGGAATGCCCTCGGTCATGTAGAGCGCAAAAAAGGCCGCGAAGCGGCCCTTGCGGGAGGCGAGCAGATTGGGCAGGCGCATGGGATTCAGGGGCTACAGAGGCGGGGCGGATTGTGGCGCCCTGCCCTGCCCCATCACCACGGGTTTGCCTTAGCGGAAATCAGCGGCGCAGGGCGGCCCAGTCCTGGCGCGCCATCACCCACAGGGCGGCCGCACCGGCCAGGGCCACGGCGCTGGTGGCCGCGATCAACTCTGGCCCCGCCGGCAGCCAACGCCGGGCGTAAAGCGCCAGCAGCGCCAGCGCCAGCCAGGGGGTGGCACGGGTGAGCGCACTGCGCGGCACGATGGCCGTGCCCGCCAGCAGCACCAGGGCGCCACCCACAAAAATCAGGGTGTAGAAGATGCCGACGATCTCTTGAGCCCCGCCCAGGTGCTCGCCCCAGAGCTGGTAGGGCAGCCAACTGGCACACAGCAGGGCCAAGATGCGGCACAGGGTGGTGGCGCGCTCCACCGAGCGCTCGGGCTCGCCCGGCTGGGCCGGCTTGAGCAGCGGCACCGTGCCGATGACCAACAGGCCCACAAAGGCATCAAGCGTCAGCGTGATGGGGTAGCCAAAGGCCTCGATGGCCTGACCCTGCCAGGTGGCCGAGACCGCAATGGCCAGGTTGGACATGGCCATATAGGCGGTGAACTGCGTGGCGGCCACCTTGGGATTGGTCACGTCCATCAAATTCGCCTGGCGCACGCCGTATTCCAAGCCCATGGCCACGTTGTAGGCCAGGGTGCAGACCCAGAGTGCGCTGATGAGTGCGGGGTCGATGAAGCCGCGCGTGGCCTCGGTGCGCGGCATCACATAGCCATGGGCCTGCAGCACCTGGGCCAGATAGAGCACCGGCACGCTCATCAGCGCAAAAAAGATGCTCAGGGTCAGGCGCCGGCCCAGGCGGTCGGACATCCAGCCGCCCAGAATCATGGCGGCCGCGCTCAGCACGTTGGACCACAGCTGCAGCGTCGCAACCTGCTCATCGTTCTGCCCCAGCTCCACCGCCAGATTGGACTGCAGCGCCAGCCCCAGGGACATGGCCCCGGCCGGCAGCAGGCTGGACCACAGGCCGGCATAGGCGCCGCGCGTACCCAGGAATGAACGGAAGGCCTCAACCGAGAAGGCCTTCATCTCGCCCAGTGCGTGGCGCAGGCCGCGCTGGGCGTTGTTCAGCGCGCCAGCCGCCTCAGTGGTCAACCCAGCGGCGGCCACCACCACCGCCTCCTTCATCGGCAGCACGATGAAGGTGCTGACCGCCAGGATGGCGCCCGCCACAAAGAAGAAGGTGGGCTGAAAGCCTGTGTAGGGCGTCAGGAACAGCACGCCCGAGCCGCCGATGGCCTGGCCGATGGCGGCGCCCGCGAACATCATGCCGTTGCCCAGACCGCGCTCGTCCTCGCGCAAGGTGTTGCAGGCCAGGGAGTCGATGGCCACGTCCTGCATGGCCGAAAAGGTGTTGTGCACCAGCAAGATGGCCGTGAACAGCCCGAGCTGGCGCGGCAGGTCCAGAAACACCAGCGACGCCAGGGTGAGCGCCATCATCAGCTGGGTGCCCAAGATCCAGGCGCGCCGGTGGCCCCAGCGCTGCGAACGGAACACGTCCACCAAGGGCCCGAACGCCCATTTGAAGGCCCAGGGCACATAGAAGGACCCCACGAAGGCGCCGATCTCGGCCGGCCCCACACCCAGCCGGCGCAAATAGGTGGCGATGGCGGTGATGGCAAAACCCAGCGGGATGCCTTCGGTCACATAGAGCGAAAAAAAGGCCGCGAGGCGGCCGTTTCGGGTGGCGAGCAGATTGGGGAGCATGGCAGGCAGGGGCCGCAAAGGGGCGGAGAGACTCAGTCGGATTGTCCGGGTCACCACGGCACCCGGCCGGCCTCTTCGATTGGGACTTGCCCTTGGGCGGACCGCACAATGCGCGCCGCATGAGGCCCCTCCCCGACCAAGCCCTGAGCCTGTTGATGGCGCACTGCGCGACGCACACCGAGCAGGCGCCGCGCCTGCAACGCCTGCGCAGCTGGTTGGAGGAGCGCGGCTCGGCCGGGGCCGATTTGGCAGCCCGCAGTCATTGGCCCGCCCACCTCACCGTCAGCGCCCTGGCCTGGGAGGGTGAGCGGGTGCTGCTGATCCATCACCGTGCCTCGGGTCTGTGGTTGCCGCCCGGGGGGCATTTGGAGGCCACGGACCTGAGCCTGCAGGCCGGCGCGCTGCGCGAGTTGCAGGAAGAGACCGGGCTGTGTGTCGAGCCCGAGGGCTTGGAGCTGCCGGAGATGGAACTGCGGGCGAGCGAAGTGCTCGACATCGACAGCCACCCGATTGCGGCCCGCGCGGACAAGGGCGAGCCCGCCCATTGGCATCACGACTTCCTGTTCCTGGTTCAGTTGCAGGGCATGACCCCGGCCTTTGAGCCGCAACCGCAGTGGGCCGAGGTGGCGGGCGCGCGCTGGCTGACCCGCGCCGAGGCCCTGCGCCTGGGCAATGCCCGGCTCAGCCGGGCATTGCAAGGCTTGCCCCGGACAACTACCTGAGGTCCTCGATCACCACCACCCCGGTGTTGCGGCCCACGCCGCGCAACTCGGGCCGGTACATGTCCTCGGCCTGGGTGGCCGGAATGCCGAAGCGGCCCGGGCTGACCACGCGCACCAGGTAGAACAGAGAGAGCCAGTCGGGGCGCAGTTCGGTGGCGGCCACAAAGCGGTCGTCGCGGAACTCGCGGTGTTTGACGCGCGGGTCCTGCGCCGCCTCCTGCAGCTGCTGGCCGTTGGCCACCATCTGCTCGGCCGCCCCCTGGGCCAGGTTGAGGTTTTCGATCTCCAGCCCGGCGGGCACCGGGTCCACGACCAGTGCGTCCTTGATCACCACCCGGCTGCGCGCCTGCACCCGCACCAGCAGCATCTCGCCGACCTTCAGCGTGCGGCCGTTGTAGGCCCGGCCATCGGCCTCCAGCCAATCACGCTTGAGCTCGATCACATCGTCACGCGGCGCGGGGGCGGTGCGCGGAAAGCCGCTGCCGTCCAGCTCGACAAACAAGGGGCTCGCCCCCGAGTTGCTCAAGTTCACCCCCGCGCCCAGCTGGGGCGCGGAGAAGCTGCGCATCTCGCTGGAGCGGCTCTCCAGCGATTCGGCCTTGCCGGCCACGTTCAAGAGCGCACTCCAGGGTGCGCCGCGATTCATACCGCCCGCCGCGCGGGCTGCCTGCACCAGATAGAGCTTTTCCTGCGTGCTGCTCCAGCGCCGATTGCCCAGGTGGTCGGCGGCATCGAAGAGCAGTTGCTCACGCTTGGGGTGCTCGATTTGGTGGCGGTGCATCAGGGCGTAGGCCGCGGCGTAGTCGCGCAGGGCCGAACCGTAGTCGCCCAGCCACTCGCTGCCCCACCACGCGGGCATATTGCGCGGCAGGATGCCGTAGGGGCGCAGCATGGCGTCCTCCAGCGCCGCTTTGGCGCGGCGCTCGTCACCCATCAGCTTGAGTGCGATCGACAGATGCAGCAGCGGCAGCGGTGAGCGGGCGCGGTCGCGCACCGAGTCATGCAGATAGCGCAGGCTGGACAGCGGCGCCTTTTGCTCGCGCGCCAACTGGTAGCCGATGTGCGCCAACTCGGCAAAGCGGCGATGGCTGTCGCGCACCAGCTCGTAGTCGCGCCAGAGGTTGCTCGCGAAGTGGCTGGCCAAGTCCCCCTGCGCCAGGGGGTCGAGCTTCAGCTCTTTGGGCAGGCCCGGGAAGCGATTGGCCGCCTGTGCCAACTCGGTCTGCATCCAGCCCACGGCCTTGGTGTGCAGGCCTTCGGGCACGGCAAAGCCGGCCGCCTTGGCGTCCTGCAGGAAGCCCATCACATAGGCGCCGATGTAGAGCTCGTAGCTGCTGCCGCTGCCCCAGAGCGTGAACGCGCCATTGGCGGCCTGCATGCCGGCGATGCGACCCAAGGCGCCTTCGACAAAGGCCTTGCGCTCGGCCAGGCTCTTGGGCTTGAGGCCCCAGGCCTGGGCGGCAGGCTCGTCCACGAACAGATGCGGATAGGCGGCGCTGGTGGTCTGCTCCAAGCAGCCATAGGGGTAGTCCAGCAGGCCCTGCACCAGCTTGCCGATGTGCAGCGGCGGCTTGTCGCTGACCGACAGGCCCAATTGGGCGCTGCTGGGATGGAAGCGCTGCAGCAGTGCGCCCTCGAGCTTCGTGCTCTCCCCCGCGCCCAAGCGCAGGCGCCGGCCCTCGCGCTCGGGGCCATAGGGCGGCTGCACCTGCAACCAGCTTTCGCGCTGCAAGCTCAGGCCGCTGGCGCTCTTGACGCTGAGCCGCAAACGCCCCAGGCCATAGGGCGCCACGGCCTCGACGGGCAAGCGCAGAACCTGGCGCTGCTTGTCCTTGAGCTGCAGGGTCTGCACTGCGCCGCCTACCTTGAGGGGTGAGTCGCCCTGCAACTGCACGGTGAGCTGCTGCTGCTGGCCGCTCAGATTGCTCAGGTCCAGCGCAATCTGCGCCTGGTCACCCGGGGCGATGAAGCGCGGCGTGCTCAGCTCGGCCACGATGGGCGCGGCACTCACCAACTCGGCCTGTGCCTTGCCGTACTGCCCCTCGTTGAAGGCCACGGCCATCAGGCGCAGGCTGCCGTTGAAGTCGGGGATGTTGAGCGTCACCGTGGCTTCGCCCTTGGCGTCCAGCGCCACCGGGCCGCTGAACAAGTCCACCAGCAGCACCTTCTTGGGCAGGCTCTGGGTGTCGCGCGCGCTGGCGTCACCGCCCCAGCGCTGCTTGGTCAGCTGGCCATCCATCTTCTCGATCAGGCGGCCATACATGTCCAGCCACTCGGCGGCAAAACGCTGCTTGCCGAAGAAGAAATCGAAGGCATCGGGGGTGGCAAAGCGTGTGATGTTGAGGATGCCCACATCCACCGCCGACAGGGTCACATGGGTGGCACTGCCCTTGGCCTGGCCGCTGATCTTGAGCTTGACGGCCACCCGGCGGGAGGGTTCGGTCTTGGCCGGGGCTTGCAACTGCACCTGCAGCTGCCGCTCCTGCCGCGCCAGCGGCAGATGCACCAGACCCACGGCCCGCGCCGGAGTCACGCGGTCCCCCTGGCTGCCGGGGCGGAAGGCGGTGACGGTGGCGTAGAGATCGTGCCGCGCCCAGTCGGGTCCGCTGCCCAGCGGGATCTCCACCTCGCTGCCACTGGCGCTGACGCTGATGCGCTGGCTCCACAGCAGGCGAGCTCCGCTCTGCACCGTCACCAGGGCCTCGCCATCGTGCGGGGGCTGGATGCTCAGGCTGGCGCTCTGCCCCTCCTTGAAGGGCGCCTTGCGCCAGGCCAGCTTGACACGGTCGGGGCGGTTGCCCACGGTTTCTGCGTCCTGCGCACCCCAGCCGGCGTAGAAGCGGTAACGCGCCACCTGAGCGGTCTCGGGGTCGTGCAGCTCCAGTCGGTAGCGGCCATAGCGCACCGGCAAATCCACCCGGCTGCGGGTGCTGCCCAGATCCACGGTCTGCTGCAGCTGCAACTCCTCGGTTTCGATAAAGCCGTTCTGCCAGCCGCGCTGGTCGTCAAAGCGCCAGTGGTACTGGCGGTCCTCGCGCAGCAGCTTGAGCTGCACGCCAGAAACAGGGCGCACCTGGCCTTGAGGATCGACGCGGATCAGCTCGAAACCGGCCTTGGCGTCCTCGCCGGCGACCTCGCGGTCAAAGAGCGGGCGCAGACCGATCAGCTGCTGCGCGGGCCACACGGTGCGCTCGATCGAGCGCACCACCGGCCGGCCGCCGGACTCCAGCAGGCTGAAGCTGCCGGTGACCTTCATCGGGCTGTGCGCGCCCTCACCCGGCAGCGGCAAATCGACCTCGGCCTGGCCTTCCTCGTTGAGCTGGGTGTCGCTGACCTGCTGGCGGCTGCGCCGGCTGTCGTCGGCCACATCACCAAAGTAAAAGCCCGGCCAGGCTTTGGGCAGGGCCTCGCGCTGACGCTCAGAGGCGGCCAACACGATCAAGCGATTGCCGGCGGCCGGCGCGCCATAGAGGTAGTCACCCTGCACACTGACCTGAAAGGGCTCGCCCGGGCCCAAGC
Above is a window of Inhella inkyongensis DNA encoding:
- the pbpC gene encoding penicillin-binding protein 1C, producing MSLRRRTELLLAGLLTLVLALDLLFPPPLPQGNLQGLVVLAVDGTPLRAWPSADGAWRHPITPAEVSPLYLEALLGFEDQAFHWHPGVNPWALARAGWQWAKSGRIVSGGSTLTMQVARILEPRLSERSLRAKGLQILRALQLELRLSKREILTLYLNHAPMGGIVEGVEMASRLYLGRPSRQLSHAEAALLAALPRAPSRLRPDRAPQAAQAARDRVLVRLAEQGVWSAAMVQDAQLERVAAAPSNQRLSERWLAPLAAERLRQQASEPERHAGRLLSTLQPELQAGLQTLLADRAGQLPPKVSMAALVMDNDSLAVQAYAGSADFADSERAAHVDMVRGVRSPGSTLKPFLYALALDEGLIHSESLLVDAPQSFSGYAPGNFQADFSGPVSAADALRRSLNVPAVDLLDRLGPARFAAHLRQGGLRLRFPKVAAGSAEPANLSLILGGGGTTLEELVGAYRALARGGLAGQPRLHPEAPRREARLMSEGAAYLVREILETGGQPGRPLQGRARRLAWKTGTSFGFRDAWAIGVTERYTVGVWVGRPDGTPNPGHFGANTAAPLLHELLALLPDAEGPRRAPPASLSQARICWPLGGRAESTAPAHCLQERSAWLLEHSAPPTLPDRLDSSPLLQQTPCGERLRWPLALSPWVEPATPCGAQAQAFSPAWELQGLEEGQRLRAAPGQGGVQIELRTLGGGDQTLYWLLNGRLVAQQPAHQSLRLRVPPGEQQLTVMDGAGRFVRRRFNVG
- a CDS encoding MFS transporter, with the translated sequence MRLPNLLASRKGRFAAFFALYMTEGIPLGFAATAVAYYLRKLGVGPAEIGAFVGSFYLPWAFKWAFGPLVDVFRSQRFGHRRAWILGTQLIMAATLAVLVLVKLPEQLWLFTAILLVHNTFAAMQDVAIDALACNTLREDERGLANGMMFAGAAIGQAVGGSGVLFLTPYIGFQPTFFLVALAILAVTSFVVLPMKEAVIAAAGEAISTQAQALGQAAGGLRRAATEMRGFAIESFRAFLSTRGAFAGVWFALLPAGAMSLGLALRSNLSAELGLDEHTTAQLELWSNIISAAGMVAGGWLSDKLGRRRTLFVYLALMSLPVAWLAWRLQSLGYVMPRTPGTSGALDPALAASLWTATLIYNLFLGLMYGTRSAAMMDVTNPKVAATQFTAYMALMNLAIAYSATWQGLAVEALGYPKTLFIDACIGLLTLAVLPLLKPAQADSERAGAAARRAKIVAGCLAGVCLAWWPFAHAGEALGAARSVINTFFTLGFVASGLVLLAAAALLPRSAANRLGPWVALGLLLAYARNFSAGLAGLLGLEVAQMHTLLQGFTLSVATLGALLLARLAVQPWDELR
- a CDS encoding MFS transporter, which produces MLPNLLATRNGRLAAFFSLYVTEGIPLGFAITAIATYLRRLGVGPAEIGAFVGSFYVPWAFKWAFGPLVDVFRSQRWGHRRAWILGTQLMMALTLASLVFLDLPRQLGLFTAILLVHNTFSAMQDVAIDSLACNTLREDERGLGNGMMFAGAAIGQAIGGSGVLFLTPYTGFQPTFFFVAGAILAVSTFIVLPMKEAVVVAAAGLTTEAAGALNNAQRGLRHALGEMKAFSVEAFRSFLGTRGAYAGLWSSLLPAGAMSLGLALQSNLAVELGQNDEQVATLQLWSNVLSAAAMILGGWMSDRLGRRLTLSIFFALMSVPVLYLAQVLQAHGYVMPRTEATRGFIDPALISALWVCTLAYNVAMGLEYGVRQANLMDVTNPKVAATQFTAYMAMSNLAIAVSATWQGQAIEAFGYPITLTLDAFVGLLVIGTVPLLKPAQPGEPERSVERATTLCRILALLCASWLPYQLWGEHLGGAQEIVGIFYTLIFVGGALVLLAGTAIVPRSALTRATPWLALALLALYARRWLPAGPELIAATSAVALAGAAALWVMARQDWAALRR
- a CDS encoding NUDIX hydrolase, giving the protein MRPLPDQALSLLMAHCATHTEQAPRLQRLRSWLEERGSAGADLAARSHWPAHLTVSALAWEGERVLLIHHRASGLWLPPGGHLEATDLSLQAGALRELQEETGLCVEPEGLELPEMELRASEVLDIDSHPIAARADKGEPAHWHHDFLFLVQLQGMTPAFEPQPQWAEVAGARWLTRAEALRLGNARLSRALQGLPRTTT
- a CDS encoding alpha-2-macroglobulin family protein; the encoded protein is MAEGAKTVGAALLVLAVLGATVAGLRAWETQDAAPASARSDAPSQARPPAAEGFHLAACTVHNLDDSPALRLAFSQPVDARQDLAKFIRVADQGPLQGQDGSAQEQGGKAPAQPGATAQGARLVQGQWVVGEDPRELFFQAIQPQRRYRIELDAGLLSIDAAKLPHTPACALRSDSIPPAYYFASRGTVLPAGQNGGLPIVTVNVPEVDVQFLRVRPDALPRFLDRLAGQRTPPQGNEEEGEEGQGEGDEYDGEYGGYYDGNANRLKGATDGWQLDQWKNLTDSVHMARYPTEAQPNQRRVSFLPVEHIAELQKPGVYIAVMSEPGRFAKAYQVSHFYVSDIGLQLQRQAQGLSVFATSLKSGKALSGVQVQLLDAHNRAKAQGQTDAQGHWRIDNPSSAAALVLARSGQQITPLRLRDAGLDLSEFDIGGHASRDIKLFAYAGRDLYRPGEAFELSVLARDSDGRPTPPLPLQATLKRPDGRTVSQESWSPDPKRPGYLQRKLALPADAQTGRWSLELRHDPAAKQAGTVWRFQVEEFLPERMKLELKTAKPSLGPGEPFQVSVQGDYLYGAPAAGNRLIVLAASERQREALPKAWPGFYFGDVADDSRRSRQQVSDTQLNEEGQAEVDLPLPGEGAHSPMKVTGSFSLLESGGRPVVRSIERTVWPAQQLIGLRPLFDREVAGEDAKAGFELIRVDPQGQVRPVSGVQLKLLREDRQYHWRFDDQRGWQNGFIETEELQLQQTVDLGSTRSRVDLPVRYGRYRLELHDPETAQVARYRFYAGWGAQDAETVGNRPDRVKLAWRKAPFKEGQSASLSIQPPHDGEALVTVQSGARLLWSQRISVSASGSEVEIPLGSGPDWARHDLYATVTAFRPGSQGDRVTPARAVGLVHLPLARQERQLQVQLQAPAKTEPSRRVAVKLKISGQAKGSATHVTLSAVDVGILNITRFATPDAFDFFFGKQRFAAEWLDMYGRLIEKMDGQLTKQRWGGDASARDTQSLPKKVLLVDLFSGPVALDAKGEATVTLNIPDFNGSLRLMAVAFNEGQYGKAQAELVSAAPIVAELSTPRFIAPGDQAQIALDLSNLSGQQQQLTVQLQGDSPLKVGGAVQTLQLKDKQRQVLRLPVEAVAPYGLGRLRLSVKSASGLSLQRESWLQVQPPYGPEREGRRLRLGAGESTKLEGALLQRFHPSSAQLGLSVSDKPPLHIGKLVQGLLDYPYGCLEQTTSAAYPHLFVDEPAAQAWGLKPKSLAERKAFVEGALGRIAGMQAANGAFTLWGSGSSYELYIGAYVMGFLQDAKAAGFAVPEGLHTKAVGWMQTELAQAANRFPGLPKELKLDPLAQGDLASHFASNLWRDYELVRDSHRRFAELAHIGYQLAREQKAPLSSLRYLHDSVRDRARSPLPLLHLSIALKLMGDERRAKAALEDAMLRPYGILPRNMPAWWGSEWLGDYGSALRDYAAAYALMHRHQIEHPKREQLLFDAADHLGNRRWSSTQEKLYLVQAARAAGGMNRGAPWSALLNVAGKAESLESRSSEMRSFSAPQLGAGVNLSNSGASPLFVELDGSGFPRTAPAPRDDVIELKRDWLEADGRAYNGRTLKVGEMLLVRVQARSRVVIKDALVVDPVPAGLEIENLNLAQGAAEQMVANGQQLQEAAQDPRVKHREFRDDRFVAATELRPDWLSLFYLVRVVSPGRFGIPATQAEDMYRPELRGVGRNTGVVVIEDLR